The following coding sequences lie in one Arachis ipaensis cultivar K30076 chromosome B05, Araip1.1, whole genome shotgun sequence genomic window:
- the LOC107642691 gene encoding heptahelical transmembrane protein 4: MGGEDEAVESVSGGCSRAGKRRRLWKKMKSQLVEYHALPGYLRDNEYILRHYRPEWPMKQVLLSIFTIHNETLNVWTHLIGFFIFLALTIYTAMKVPKVVDLNTLQHFPDLHKLQSELLTCLPSMPDFHKIRDELRTTLPSMDMLPSISSWHVKELLYNCLPERFSSANHTDSCVLHSVKEDLANIIAPLMIRPITRWPFFAFLGGAMFCLLASSVCHLLSCHSERISYIMLRLDYAGIAALISTSFYPPVYYSFMCYPFFCNLYLGFITILGIATILVSLLPVFQSPEFRTIRASLFFGMGLSGAGPILHKLYLFWGEPEVFHTTGYELLMGAFYGIGALIYATRIPERWMPGKFDIAGHSHQLFHIFVVAGAYTHYRAGLVYLRWRDLRGC, translated from the exons ATGGGTGGTGAAGACGAAGCGGTTGAGTCGGTTAGCGGTGGTTGTTCACGGGCAGGGAAAAGGAGGAGGCTATGGAAGAAGATGAAGTCCCAGCTGGTGGAGTACCACGCTCTACCTGGTTACTTGAGGGACAACGAGTACATCCTCCGCCATTACCGCCCCGAATGGCCTATGAAGCAGGTCCTTCTCAGCATCTTCACCATCCACAATGAAACTCTCAATGTTTGGAC GCATCTGATTGGGTTTTTCATATTTCTGGCATTGACCATATACACTGCCATGAAAGTTCCAAAGGTTGTAGATCTTAATACACTGCAGCATTTTCCCGACCTGCACAAATTACAATCAGAGCTTCTCACTTGCCTCCCTTCCATGCCTGATTTTCACAAGATCAGGGACGAGTTAAGGACTACGTTGCCCTCAATGGATATGCTTCCGTCAATCTCAAGTTGGCATGTAAAAGAACTTCTGTATAATTGTTTGCCGGAAAGATTTTCCAGTGCCAATCATACCGATTCTTGTGTTCTG CATAGTGTAAAGGAGGACCTGGCAAACATTATAGCACCACTGATGATTAGACCAATTACAAGGTGGCCTTTTTTCGCATTTTTAGGAGGGGCAATGTTTTGCTTGCTAGCTAGCAGTGTCTGCCATCTACTCTCTTGCCACTCCGAGCGCATATCTTACATTATGCTCAGGCTCGACTATGCTGGCATTGCAGCCCTGATATCTACCTCATTCTATCCCCCAGTATATTACTCTTTTATGTGTTATCCATTCTTCTGCAACCTTTACTTGGGATTCATTACCATATTGGGAATCGCCACTATCTTGGTTTCTCTCCTTCCAGTCTTTCAAAGTCCAGAATTCCGCACCATCCGGGCATCCCTCTTCTTTGGGATGGGTTTGTCTGGTGCAGGACCTATACTGCACAAGCTGTATTTGTTCTGGGGCGAGCCTGAGGTATTCCATACAACAGGCTATGAGCTTCTGATGGGTGCTTTCTATGGTATTGGAGCACTGATCTATGCCACCAGGATTCCGGAACGGTGGATGCCTGGGAAATTTGACATTGCTGGACACAGTCACCAGTTGTTTCATATATTCGTCGTGGCTGGGGCGTATACTCATTATCGTGCTGGATTGGTTTATCTCAGGTGGCGTGACCTTAGGGGTTGCTGA
- the LOC107640034 gene encoding protein starmaker-like, translating to MEGPPMTFVFHHGGLFKKNAEGDMPCIVDQIEEEVVNVEAERLKQGKYFEAKKCSSQPMKKPTTIDPQSNKQTSHRNRTTSQPKSQPNPTIKPISEPNQPKVKPMSQPNKPAHQPKKTTSQPKKTTTQPMKPDPQAKKTSYQAKSVPPQSNSPAEAANNSQGAKDKQSSSGCRVTRSGREVKEAPLQEDDTNSHDPYESTDDELYRPPKVVGDNLYSSDSDSDSGNRKRSGERASKSEVREKHKPPKKRLADKEIDTDDSNYEGSEDEQSSESDLEDSDGASDVDSWHSEDSDKVLESDEESPAVYPQFNEKTKFGQLKFEVNMYFDYSMFKSTLTNDYVHSLVHLTVIVIRFGLETLNWILLSSS from the exons ATGGAAGGTCCTCCGATGACCTTTGTGTTTCACCATGGTGGATTGTTTAAGAAGAATGCGGAAGGAGATATG CCTTGTATAGTAGACCAGATTGAGGAGGAAGTAGTGAATGTGGAAGCAGAAAGGTTGAAACAGGGGAAGTATTTCGAAGCTAAGAAGTGCAGTTCCCAACCTATGAAGAAACCCACAACAATTGATCCTCAGTCCAACAAGCAAACCTCTCACCGCAACAGAACAACCTCACAGCCCAAGTCACAGCCCAATCCAACAATAAAGCCCATATCTGAGCCCAACCAACCAAAGGTGAAGCCCATGTCTCAGCCCAATAAACCAGCCCATCAGCCTAAGAAGACAACATCTCAGCCCAAGAAGACAACAACTCAGCCCATGAAGCCTGATCCTCAGGCCAAGAAGACCAGTTATCAGGCCAAATCAGTCCCACCTCAATCAAATTCACCAGCAGAGGCAGCCAATAATTCACAAGGGGCAAAGGATAAACAAAGTAGCAGTGGCTGCAGAGTCACAAGATCTGGAAGAGAAGTGAAGGAAGCTCCCCTCCAGGAAGATGACACTAACTCTCATGACCCTTATGAGAGTACTGACGATGAACTCTATAGGCCTCCAAAAGTTGTAGGAGACAACCTCTATAGCAGTGACAGTGACAGTGACTCGGGTAACAGAAAAAGAAGTGGAGAAAGGGCCAGCAAGTCTGAAGTCAGAGAGAAGCACAAGCCCCCTAAGAAAAGATTAGCTGATAAAGAAATAGACACTGATGATTCCAACTATGAGGGGTCTGAAGATGAACAAAGCTCTGAGTCTG ATTTAGAAGATAGTGATGGTGCCTCAGATGTTGACTCCTGGCATTCAGAGGATTCTGATAAGGTGTTGGAGTCTGATGAAGAATCACCAGCTGTATACCCTCAGTTCAATGAGAAAACAAAGTTTGGACAGTTGAAATTTGAGGTCAATATG TACTTTGACTACTCAATGTTTAAGAGTACTTTGACTAATGATTATGTCCATTCCTTAGTACATCTTACTGTAATAGTGATTCGATTTGGTTTGGAAACTTTGAATTGGATTCTGTTGTCTTCATCTTAA